The proteins below are encoded in one region of Aeromonas veronii:
- the hpf gene encoding ribosome hibernation promoting factor — MQINLTGHHVEITEALRDYVNNKFAKLERHFDHINNVHVVLSVEKLNQIAEAKLHVSGGEVFANSEHADMYAAIDTLLDKLDRQIIKHKDKLNQK; from the coding sequence ATGCAAATTAACCTGACCGGACACCATGTCGAGATTACCGAAGCTCTGCGTGATTATGTGAACAACAAATTTGCCAAACTCGAGCGTCACTTTGACCATATCAACAACGTCCATGTGGTGTTGAGCGTCGAAAAACTGAACCAGATTGCCGAAGCCAAGCTGCATGTCAGCGGCGGTGAGGTGTTCGCCAACTCGGAGCATGCCGACATGTATGCTGCGATTGATACCCTGCTTGATAAACTGGACAGACAGATCATCAAGCACAAAGATAAATTAAATCAAAAATAA
- the ptsN gene encoding PTS IIA-like nitrogen regulatory protein PtsN yields MQLEHILSRDCTKSAVPCTSKKRALEIISELAAERLGTSRQVLFESLLAREKMGSTGIGAGIAIPHGRIDDAFAPTAVLMTFSEPIPFDSIDNQPVDLLFALLVPESECKQHLKTLSLMASKLGDKAVCRQLRQATSDEELYQIMTSA; encoded by the coding sequence ATGCAACTTGAACACATACTGAGTCGGGACTGCACCAAGAGTGCGGTCCCCTGTACCAGCAAGAAACGCGCTCTCGAGATCATCAGTGAACTGGCCGCAGAGCGCCTCGGCACCTCCCGTCAGGTGTTGTTTGAAAGCCTGCTGGCGCGGGAAAAAATGGGCAGTACCGGGATCGGTGCCGGTATTGCCATTCCGCATGGCCGCATTGACGATGCCTTTGCGCCGACGGCTGTGCTGATGACCTTCTCCGAACCCATCCCTTTCGACTCGATTGACAATCAACCGGTTGACCTGCTCTTTGCATTGCTGGTGCCGGAAAGCGAGTGCAAGCAGCATCTCAAGACCCTTTCCCTGATGGCATCCAAGTTGGGTGACAAGGCCGTCTGCCGCCAGTTGCGCCAGGCGACCAGTGACGAAGAACTCTATCAGATCATGACCTCGGCCTGA
- the rapZ gene encoding RNase adapter RapZ, with translation MQLIVVSGRSGSGKTVALRVLEDLGYYCVDNLPVNLLPQLIVSVESQYDKLAVSIDVRNLPTEQDRLENLLAQVRSEGRVEFSSFFFDADNTTLLKRYGESRRLHPLSRNKLSLDEAIREETHLLAPLSSSADLRIDTTNLSIHDLSELIKTRVLGKKENELVLVFESFGFKYGIPKDADFVFDARFLPNPHWIPELKPFTGRDEPVANYLSSQTDVMLFIQQIENMLGTWLPHLERNNRSYVTVGIGCTGGQHRSVFIAERLASAFRLLGKNVQIRHRTLDKRSAQV, from the coding sequence ATGCAATTAATCGTGGTAAGCGGTCGCTCGGGCTCCGGCAAGACGGTAGCCCTGCGGGTGCTGGAAGATCTGGGGTATTACTGCGTAGACAATCTGCCGGTCAATCTGTTGCCCCAGTTGATCGTCTCGGTGGAGAGCCAGTATGACAAGCTGGCGGTCAGCATCGACGTGCGCAACCTGCCCACCGAGCAGGATCGGCTGGAGAATCTGCTGGCCCAGGTACGCAGCGAGGGGCGGGTGGAATTCTCCAGCTTCTTCTTCGACGCCGACAACACTACCCTGCTCAAACGCTATGGCGAGAGTCGCCGGTTGCACCCCCTCTCTCGCAACAAGCTGTCGCTGGACGAGGCCATCCGGGAGGAGACCCACCTGCTGGCGCCCCTCTCTTCCAGTGCCGACCTGCGCATCGACACCACCAACCTCAGCATTCACGATCTCAGCGAGCTCATCAAAACCCGGGTGCTCGGCAAGAAAGAGAACGAGCTGGTGCTGGTGTTTGAATCATTCGGCTTCAAGTACGGCATCCCCAAGGATGCAGACTTCGTGTTCGATGCCCGTTTCCTGCCAAATCCCCACTGGATCCCCGAACTCAAGCCTTTCACCGGCCGGGATGAACCTGTGGCGAACTACCTCTCCAGCCAGACGGACGTCATGCTGTTCATCCAGCAGATCGAGAACATGCTGGGCACCTGGTTGCCCCATCTGGAACGCAACAATCGCAGCTATGTGACCGTGGGTATCGGCTGCACCGGTGGCCAGCATCGCTCGGTGTTCATCGCCGAACGGTTGGCGAGCGCGTTTCGCCTGCTCGGCAAGAACGTGCAGATCCGCCACCGCACCCTGGACAAGCGCTCGGCGCAGGTCTGA
- the npr gene encoding PTS phosphocarrier protein NPr: MTVSASVEVKNKLGIHARPAMMLFELVQGFDAHVLLRNEDGVEADADSVIGLLMLDSAQGKQVEVQVEGPEETEALAAVVALFTSGFNEE; this comes from the coding sequence ATGACCGTTTCCGCCTCGGTAGAAGTCAAAAACAAGCTGGGTATTCATGCCAGACCGGCCATGATGCTGTTCGAACTGGTACAGGGCTTCGATGCCCATGTCCTGCTGCGCAACGAGGACGGGGTCGAGGCCGACGCGGACAGCGTGATCGGCCTGCTGATGCTGGACTCCGCCCAGGGCAAACAGGTAGAAGTGCAGGTGGAAGGACCGGAGGAGACGGAAGCCCTGGCCGCGGTGGTGGCGCTGTTCACCTCGGGCTTCAACGAAGAGTAG
- a CDS encoding BglG family transcription antiterminator encodes MTKLPHPRLHQLLTQLHAEALPQEELARRLNVSTRTVRTDVATLNELIATHGAHLIHQRGSGYQLKIYNQGLFDELLAAQEQEASLPRTSRERVLHLQLLLLTAEQGIKLDELADTWYLSRAALQGDMAEVRERLIHFGLNIDSKPRLGMRIQGEETAIRACLTQLLYREQSRNSPLQGLLPNLCPSKTLEVIGNRIHAQLGRHQLRLADESLQQLTIYCAVALLRQAAGHELLTFSSEDLTAPLTAVARDIYDELPTLTAPGEPELLCLAIQIQARLIADTPQLSPTMTAESAHLVAHLLDYIHEHYPYDLRHDDQLHADLLTHISAMLLRIKYQIGTDNPLADHIKQYYPLAYDITLAAISEWIRQTPYHLTHHEIGYLVIHIGVGLERHYDIGYSRPPQALLLCDAGNATFRVLEARIKREYPQLQLTSLESVRDYEGLSRIEQDFVISTVKVSEKNVPVVQVAPFPAQYQLEQLGKLVLVDRTRPYLLDKYFDADHFMVIDEPISQSALFTRVCDQLEREEQVETGFRGSLQERERIVSTMLGDGIALPHSLGLLARRTLVYTVLAPQGIDWGNGETATLIFLLAIAKADYEEAMGLYDLFLALMNEKASKNLLACRSFAGFKALARTGA; translated from the coding sequence ATGACCAAGCTGCCCCACCCCAGACTCCATCAGTTGCTGACCCAGCTCCACGCCGAGGCCTTGCCGCAGGAGGAGCTGGCCCGTCGCCTCAATGTCTCCACCCGCACGGTACGCACCGACGTGGCGACCCTGAACGAGCTGATCGCCACCCATGGCGCCCACCTCATCCACCAGCGCGGCAGCGGCTATCAACTCAAGATTTACAATCAGGGGCTGTTTGACGAACTGCTGGCGGCCCAGGAGCAGGAGGCCAGCCTGCCCCGCACCAGCCGGGAGCGGGTGCTGCATCTGCAGTTGCTGCTGCTCACCGCCGAGCAGGGGATCAAGCTCGACGAGCTGGCAGATACCTGGTATCTGAGCCGGGCCGCGCTACAGGGAGACATGGCGGAAGTGAGGGAGCGGCTGATCCATTTCGGCCTGAACATCGACAGCAAGCCCCGTCTCGGCATGCGCATTCAAGGGGAAGAGACCGCCATCCGGGCCTGCCTCACCCAGTTGCTCTATCGGGAACAGAGCCGCAACAGCCCCTTGCAGGGCTTGCTGCCCAACCTTTGTCCCAGCAAGACTTTGGAAGTCATCGGCAACCGGATCCATGCCCAGCTGGGTCGCCATCAGCTCAGGCTGGCCGACGAAAGCCTGCAGCAGCTCACTATCTACTGCGCCGTGGCCCTGCTCCGCCAGGCGGCGGGTCATGAGCTGCTGACCTTCAGCAGCGAGGATCTGACCGCCCCCCTCACCGCCGTGGCTCGCGACATCTATGATGAGCTGCCCACATTGACCGCACCGGGAGAGCCGGAGCTGCTGTGTCTCGCCATCCAGATCCAGGCTCGTCTCATCGCCGATACCCCGCAGCTCAGCCCGACCATGACGGCCGAAAGTGCCCACCTGGTGGCGCACCTGCTGGATTACATCCACGAACACTATCCCTATGACTTGCGCCACGACGACCAGTTGCACGCCGACCTGCTTACCCACATCAGCGCCATGTTGCTGCGGATCAAATACCAGATAGGCACCGACAACCCGCTGGCGGATCACATCAAGCAGTACTATCCCCTCGCCTATGACATCACCCTCGCCGCCATCTCCGAGTGGATCAGGCAGACGCCCTATCATCTGACCCATCACGAGATAGGCTACCTGGTGATCCATATCGGCGTCGGACTGGAGCGCCACTATGACATCGGCTATAGCCGTCCCCCCCAGGCGTTACTGCTGTGCGATGCCGGCAATGCCACCTTCCGGGTACTGGAGGCGCGGATCAAGCGGGAATACCCCCAGTTGCAACTGACCAGTCTGGAATCCGTACGGGACTACGAGGGGCTCTCGCGGATCGAGCAGGATTTCGTGATAAGCACGGTCAAGGTGAGCGAGAAGAATGTGCCCGTGGTGCAGGTGGCCCCCTTCCCGGCCCAATATCAGTTGGAGCAGCTCGGCAAGCTGGTACTGGTCGATCGCACCCGCCCCTACCTGCTCGACAAGTACTTTGACGCCGACCATTTCATGGTGATCGATGAACCCATCAGCCAGTCAGCCCTGTTCACACGGGTCTGCGATCAGCTGGAAAGGGAAGAGCAGGTGGAAACGGGGTTCAGGGGATCCTTGCAGGAGCGGGAGCGTATCGTCTCCACCATGCTGGGAGACGGCATAGCCCTGCCCCACTCCCTCGGCCTGCTGGCCAGGCGCACCCTGGTCTATACGGTGCTGGCCCCCCAGGGCATCGACTGGGGCAATGGCGAGACGGCCACCCTCATCTTCCTGCTGGCCATCGCCAAGGCGGACTATGAGGAGGCCATGGGCCTCTACGATCTCTTCCTGGCCCTGATGAACGAAAAAGCCAGCAAGAATTTGCTGGCCTGTCGCAGTTTCGCCGGTTTCAAGGCACTGGCTCGCACCGGCGCCTAG
- the dagF gene encoding 2-dehydro-3-deoxy-phosphogluconate aldolase — translation MSLIPNYYRDRICLNVLAGSKQNAVDVYEAAEGHVLVGVLSKNYPDVPAAVADMKEYAALIDNALSIGLGAGDPRQSAMVAELAGLLQPQHVNQVFTGVGASRARLGQSQSLVNGLVSPTGTPGMVKISTGPLSASQADAIVPVDTAIAMLKDMGGSSVKFFPMGGLKSRDEYQAVAEACARHGFWLEPTGGIDLDNFEEIVQIALTAGVDKVIPHVYSSIIDEAGQTRPADVRTLLDTVKRLLP, via the coding sequence ATGTCCCTTATTCCCAATTACTACCGTGACCGGATCTGCCTCAATGTGCTGGCAGGCTCCAAGCAGAATGCCGTCGATGTCTATGAGGCGGCCGAGGGCCACGTGCTGGTTGGCGTGCTCTCCAAGAACTACCCGGACGTGCCTGCCGCCGTCGCCGACATGAAAGAGTATGCCGCGCTCATCGACAACGCTCTCTCCATCGGACTGGGCGCCGGGGATCCCCGCCAGTCCGCCATGGTCGCCGAGCTGGCCGGCCTGCTGCAGCCCCAGCATGTCAACCAGGTCTTCACCGGGGTCGGTGCCAGCCGGGCGCGACTTGGCCAGTCCCAAAGCCTGGTCAACGGCCTTGTCTCCCCCACTGGCACTCCTGGCATGGTCAAGATCTCCACCGGTCCCCTCAGCGCCAGTCAGGCCGACGCCATCGTCCCCGTCGATACCGCCATCGCCATGCTCAAGGACATGGGGGGCAGCTCGGTCAAGTTCTTCCCCATGGGAGGGCTCAAGAGCCGGGATGAATATCAGGCAGTGGCCGAGGCTTGCGCCCGCCACGGCTTCTGGCTGGAACCGACCGGCGGCATCGATCTGGACAACTTCGAAGAGATAGTCCAAATCGCACTGACCGCCGGGGTCGACAAGGTGATCCCCCACGTCTACAGCTCCATCATCGACGAGGCAGGCCAGACCCGCCCGGCCGACGTGCGCACCCTGCTCGATACGGTGAAACGCCTGCTACCCTGA
- a CDS encoding DgaE family pyridoxal phosphate-dependent ammonia lyase codes for MPSVYEKYQLKPVINASGRMTILGVSTPEQEVVDAVNFGLGHYFEVKDLVNKTGAYLAALLGVEDAVVVSCASAGIAQSVAAVIVRGDAYRLEQLHAHAHDVPSEIVLPKGHNVNFGAPVGTMINLGGGKVVEAGYANECSAAQLAAAINPQTAAILYIKSHHCVQKSILSVAEAADVAKAHQLPLIVDAAAEEDLRLYYQQGADLVIYSGAKAIEGPTSGLVLGKAQYVAWVKQQANGIGRAMKVGKEGILGLTHAIERYLEKEKESGAAMVAKMAPFIERLNQLSGVTAKVVWDSAGRDIARTDIAFDHERLGMTTVQVVARLQQGNPAIYCRGYKANEGHIEIDVRSVSPAQLDQIHHAIAQLTQENH; via the coding sequence ATGCCTTCTGTTTATGAGAAATATCAGCTCAAACCGGTGATCAACGCCTCCGGGCGCATGACCATACTCGGTGTCTCCACGCCGGAGCAGGAGGTGGTCGACGCCGTCAATTTTGGCCTCGGCCACTACTTCGAGGTCAAGGATCTGGTCAACAAGACCGGGGCCTATCTCGCCGCCCTGCTGGGGGTCGAGGATGCGGTCGTGGTCTCCTGCGCCAGTGCCGGCATCGCCCAGTCAGTCGCCGCCGTGATCGTGCGCGGTGATGCCTACCGCCTTGAACAACTGCATGCCCATGCCCACGATGTGCCGAGCGAAATCGTGCTGCCCAAGGGGCACAACGTGAACTTCGGCGCGCCGGTCGGCACCATGATCAATCTGGGGGGCGGCAAGGTGGTGGAGGCCGGCTACGCCAACGAGTGTTCGGCCGCCCAGCTGGCCGCCGCCATCAATCCGCAGACGGCCGCCATCCTCTACATCAAGTCCCACCACTGCGTGCAGAAGAGCATTCTGTCGGTGGCCGAGGCCGCGGATGTCGCCAAGGCCCACCAGCTGCCGCTGATCGTCGATGCGGCGGCAGAAGAGGATCTGCGCCTCTACTACCAGCAGGGCGCCGATCTGGTCATCTACAGCGGAGCTAAAGCCATCGAGGGGCCCACCAGCGGTCTGGTGCTCGGCAAGGCCCAGTATGTGGCATGGGTCAAACAGCAGGCGAATGGCATCGGCCGTGCCATGAAGGTTGGCAAGGAAGGGATCCTCGGCCTGACTCACGCCATCGAACGTTATCTGGAGAAAGAAAAGGAGAGCGGCGCCGCCATGGTCGCCAAGATGGCTCCCTTCATCGAACGCCTCAACCAGCTGTCCGGCGTCACCGCCAAGGTGGTATGGGACAGCGCGGGACGTGACATCGCCCGTACCGATATTGCCTTCGACCACGAACGCCTCGGCATGACCACGGTCCAAGTGGTGGCCCGCTTGCAACAGGGCAATCCCGCCATCTATTGCCGGGGCTACAAGGCCAACGAGGGCCATATCGAGATCGATGTGCGCAGCGTCAGCCCGGCCCAGCTCGATCAGATCCATCACGCCATCGCCCAGTTAACCCAGGAGAATCACTGA
- a CDS encoding amidohydrolase/deacetylase family metallohydrolase: MYDFIIRAGRQGNGELIDIAILDGKIAAMGSLPATAEARETLDLAGNTYVSAGWIDGHTHCYPASPIYHDEPDKVGVESGVTTVIDAGSTGADDVDAFQQLAAGCKTRVHALLNISRIGLLRQNELANPADIDPVLAKAAIRRHPSFIVGIKARMSGSVVGENGLQPLRIAKQIQRDNGDLPLMVHVGNTPPDLDEIVALLGEGDLLTHCFNGKPNRILTPAGELRQAVRDAMLRGLRLDIGHGGASFSFEVAEHAIRQGILPHTISSDIYCKNRIKGPVYSLAHVMSKFFVIGMSLEQVLACVTHQAADALRLPGKGRLEVGADADLTLFDLAKCQTLFTDTEAQSRSGDLQLLPLAVLVGGNLVLTHYGKSHHAFCL; the protein is encoded by the coding sequence ATGTATGACTTCATCATCAGAGCGGGACGCCAGGGAAACGGCGAGCTCATCGACATCGCCATTCTGGACGGCAAGATAGCGGCCATGGGCTCTCTCCCTGCCACGGCCGAGGCAAGAGAGACGCTGGATCTGGCCGGTAATACCTATGTGAGTGCAGGCTGGATCGATGGCCACACCCACTGCTACCCCGCTTCCCCCATCTATCACGATGAACCGGACAAGGTGGGCGTGGAATCCGGCGTGACCACCGTCATCGATGCGGGCAGCACCGGGGCCGACGATGTGGATGCCTTCCAGCAGTTGGCGGCCGGCTGCAAGACCCGGGTCCATGCCCTGCTCAACATCTCCCGCATCGGCCTGTTGCGCCAGAACGAGCTGGCCAATCCCGCCGATATCGACCCTGTACTCGCCAAGGCCGCCATTCGCCGCCACCCCTCCTTCATCGTCGGCATCAAGGCCCGCATGAGTGGCAGCGTGGTGGGTGAGAATGGCCTGCAACCCCTGCGCATCGCCAAGCAGATCCAGCGCGACAACGGCGATCTGCCGCTGATGGTGCACGTGGGCAATACGCCACCGGATCTGGACGAGATCGTCGCCCTGCTGGGTGAGGGCGATCTGCTGACCCATTGCTTCAACGGCAAACCAAATCGCATCCTGACCCCGGCCGGTGAGCTGCGTCAGGCGGTACGCGACGCCATGCTGCGAGGCCTGCGCCTCGACATCGGCCATGGCGGCGCCAGCTTCAGCTTCGAAGTGGCTGAACACGCCATCCGTCAGGGGATCCTGCCCCACACCATCAGCTCGGACATCTATTGCAAGAATCGCATCAAGGGCCCCGTCTACAGCCTGGCCCACGTGATGTCGAAGTTTTTCGTCATCGGCATGAGCCTGGAGCAGGTGCTCGCCTGTGTCACCCATCAGGCCGCCGATGCCCTGCGTCTGCCTGGCAAGGGGCGGCTCGAGGTAGGCGCCGATGCCGACCTGACCCTGTTTGATCTGGCCAAATGCCAGACTCTGTTCACGGATACCGAGGCGCAATCGCGCAGCGGCGACCTGCAACTGCTTCCCCTCGCCGTCCTGGTCGGCGGCAACCTGGTTCTGACTCACTATGGGAAATCACACCATGCCTTCTGTTTATGA
- a CDS encoding DUF4310 family protein has product MDEKLRNNFWYADWSFPIFVGLLSAGVFAGTHMFYLYGVGAFNEVAFVAMLKAGMDTGAYGAVAAFGASFLFARIIEGSLVGILDIGGAIQTGVGLGVPALLLGAGIVYPVENFTASLVTGMGIGLAIGYVIILARKFTINQSNSTYGADVMMGAGNSSGRFLGPLIILSAMGASIPIGLGSLLGALLFYIWNKPITGGAILGAMLLGTFFPVALA; this is encoded by the coding sequence ATGGATGAGAAATTGAGAAACAACTTCTGGTATGCCGACTGGTCCTTCCCCATCTTCGTCGGTTTGCTGTCAGCCGGGGTCTTTGCCGGGACCCACATGTTCTATCTGTACGGGGTCGGTGCCTTCAACGAAGTGGCTTTCGTCGCCATGCTGAAGGCCGGGATGGACACGGGTGCCTACGGCGCGGTCGCGGCCTTTGGTGCCAGCTTCCTGTTCGCCCGCATCATCGAAGGCTCCCTGGTGGGAATACTGGACATCGGCGGTGCCATCCAGACCGGCGTCGGCCTGGGGGTTCCCGCCCTGCTGCTGGGTGCCGGCATCGTCTACCCGGTGGAGAACTTCACCGCCTCCCTGGTCACCGGCATGGGGATTGGCCTGGCCATCGGTTACGTGATCATCCTGGCCCGCAAGTTCACCATCAATCAGAGCAACTCCACCTATGGGGCGGATGTGATGATGGGGGCTGGCAACAGCTCGGGGCGCTTCCTCGGTCCCTTGATCATTCTCTCCGCCATGGGTGCCTCCATCCCCATCGGCCTGGGATCCCTGCTGGGTGCTCTGCTGTTCTACATCTGGAACAAGCCCATCACTGGCGGCGCCATCCTGGGTGCCATGCTGCTCGGGACCTTCTTCCCGGTAGCCCTTGCATAA
- a CDS encoding DUF4311 domain-containing protein encodes MFLIILFKSLIIGGLVGVGVGAGAARMFHAPTVQGMGAFRTLGELNSCEGDPASHFSFGLGFFFNAWASTVAAGAFTQDVDHRILPNWGAAALMIKNRDLATTLHDPKKMAIACGIIGAIVVAFLNSTAAAVPAALQVTAVKVLVPAANLLVNTVMPVIFWLAAIEAGKKSGFWATIFGGLAQLIMGNAVPGLVLGILIGKGVEESGWNHVTKVMMAAIVLLFVLSGFFRGFDMKLIESFHLGVPLWLDNVHNLMSGK; translated from the coding sequence ATGTTTCTAATCATTCTTTTCAAATCATTGATCATCGGCGGCCTGGTGGGCGTCGGTGTGGGGGCCGGTGCGGCACGGATGTTCCATGCACCGACCGTGCAGGGCATGGGGGCCTTCCGTACCCTGGGCGAGCTCAACTCCTGTGAGGGAGACCCGGCGTCACACTTCTCCTTCGGTCTTGGCTTCTTCTTCAACGCCTGGGCCTCAACCGTTGCGGCAGGCGCCTTCACCCAGGACGTGGATCACCGCATCCTGCCGAACTGGGGCGCTGCGGCCCTGATGATCAAGAACCGGGATCTCGCCACCACCTTGCACGATCCCAAGAAGATGGCCATCGCCTGCGGCATCATCGGCGCCATCGTCGTCGCCTTCTTGAACAGCACCGCCGCCGCCGTCCCCGCCGCCTTGCAGGTCACCGCCGTCAAGGTACTGGTGCCTGCCGCCAACCTGCTGGTCAACACCGTCATGCCGGTGATCTTCTGGCTGGCCGCCATCGAGGCGGGCAAGAAGTCCGGCTTCTGGGCCACCATCTTCGGCGGTCTGGCCCAGCTCATCATGGGCAACGCCGTTCCCGGTCTGGTACTCGGCATCCTCATCGGCAAGGGGGTGGAAGAGAGCGGCTGGAACCATGTCACCAAGGTGATGATGGCGGCCATCGTACTGCTGTTCGTGCTGAGCGGATTCTTCCGTGGCTTCGATATGAAACTGATCGAGTCCTTCCACCTCGGGGTCCCCCTGTGGCTGGACAATGTCCACAACCTGATGAGCGGAAAATAA
- a CDS encoding DUF4312 family protein, which translates to MKEHFTTQVIVNGKGATRQQAFAAALSQVQPTLLKGSQHVMLRLEPVEVQVLKAEESVRVEKFLFFFLPRQRREFRVQLEIAVKVTSLDVDKVDFSLV; encoded by the coding sequence ATGAAAGAACACTTCACCACCCAGGTCATCGTCAATGGCAAGGGGGCGACACGCCAGCAGGCGTTCGCCGCCGCCCTCAGCCAGGTGCAACCCACGCTGCTCAAGGGCAGCCAGCACGTCATGCTGCGGCTCGAACCGGTCGAGGTTCAGGTGCTCAAGGCCGAGGAGTCGGTCCGGGTGGAGAAGTTTCTGTTCTTCTTCCTGCCGCGCCAGCGTCGTGAGTTCCGCGTCCAGCTGGAGATCGCCGTCAAGGTCACCAGCCTGGACGTGGACAAGGTGGATTTCAGCCTGGTTTAA
- a CDS encoding SFCGS family glycine-rich protein → MSAIKLVIGDRLGKGQKVGAGAEAAGASVTVIPGMAADMKLGDVMNKEQADLGISFCGSGGAGAITAQTKYGYKCRYGMRSIEEGVTAINEGCVVLGFGFMDKEELGQKLVEAFAKKHGRA, encoded by the coding sequence ATGTCAGCCATCAAACTCGTGATTGGAGATCGTCTCGGCAAGGGCCAGAAAGTGGGGGCCGGCGCCGAAGCCGCCGGTGCCAGCGTCACCGTCATCCCCGGCATGGCCGCCGACATGAAGCTCGGTGATGTGATGAACAAGGAGCAGGCGGATCTCGGCATCTCCTTCTGCGGCAGCGGCGGAGCCGGTGCTATCACGGCCCAGACCAAGTACGGCTACAAGTGCCGCTACGGCATGCGATCCATCGAAGAGGGCGTCACCGCCATCAACGAAGGCTGCGTGGTGCTGGGCTTCGGCTTCATGGACAAGGAAGAGCTGGGCCAGAAGCTGGTCGAGGCCTTCGCCAAGAAGCACGGTCGCGCCTGA
- a CDS encoding transcriptional regulator, with protein sequence MKTQTDHTLTPDSPDLLRKTDLTLARIYPLLAEQGILPNEVQKQMLASHVKAMVWRSYSGESLPEVDLSLFDEISPLSLRLAEQVVAWLDKLAYEEAHLLSVHFEVAKENELSSVLNP encoded by the coding sequence TTGAAGACCCAGACTGACCACACCCTGACCCCGGATAGCCCGGACCTGTTGCGCAAGACAGACCTGACTCTGGCCCGCATTTATCCCCTGCTGGCCGAACAGGGCATTCTCCCCAACGAGGTGCAAAAACAGATGCTCGCCTCCCATGTCAAAGCCATGGTGTGGCGCTCCTACAGCGGTGAATCCCTGCCGGAGGTCGATCTCAGCCTGTTTGACGAGATCTCCCCCCTGTCCCTGCGACTGGCCGAACAGGTCGTCGCCTGGCTGGACAAGCTGGCCTACGAAGAGGCCCATCTCTTGTCCGTCCATTTCGAAGTGGCCAAAGAAAATGAACTCAGTTCAGTCCTGAACCCTTAA
- the degS gene encoding outer membrane-stress sensor serine endopeptidase DegS: protein MKIPPLISYLGKSVGFGLTVAALLLLLFPNFRGGAQLPGLITNARELSFSYAAHRAGPAVVNIYTRSFAGNRGEKAELRPQGLGSGVIMSARGHVLTNYHVIADADQIIVALQDGRVFSAELVGSDKLTDLAVLYIESDNLPVIPQDPDRLPDVGDVVLAIGNPYNVGQTITQGIISATGRIGLSSMGPDSNGRQDLLQTDAAINEGNSGGALVNGRGDLVGINTAAYHLNGNQESYGISFAIPYKLAKRIMDELIANGRVIRGYLGISSVEINPIVARMMNLGDLQGLVVESLDPTGPASKAGLKRGDVLLKVNGEAISGVRAVMDKIVESRPGTKLRISVIRNGKPLDVDVIIEEDVRYQNLPASSATSTS from the coding sequence ATGAAAATCCCACCTTTGATCAGCTACTTGGGCAAGTCTGTCGGCTTCGGCCTCACCGTCGCTGCACTCCTGTTGTTGCTGTTCCCCAATTTCCGTGGCGGAGCCCAGCTACCCGGCCTCATCACCAATGCCCGCGAGCTGAGTTTCTCCTACGCCGCTCACCGTGCCGGCCCCGCCGTCGTCAACATCTACACCCGCAGCTTTGCCGGCAACCGTGGTGAAAAGGCGGAGCTGCGACCACAGGGTCTGGGCTCCGGGGTCATCATGAGCGCCCGCGGCCACGTGCTGACCAACTATCACGTCATCGCAGACGCGGATCAGATCATCGTCGCGCTGCAGGATGGCCGGGTGTTCAGTGCCGAGCTGGTCGGCTCCGACAAGCTGACCGATCTGGCGGTGCTCTACATCGAATCGGACAACCTGCCGGTGATCCCGCAAGATCCCGACCGCCTGCCGGATGTGGGGGACGTGGTGCTCGCCATCGGCAACCCCTACAACGTCGGACAGACCATCACTCAGGGCATCATCAGCGCCACCGGCCGCATCGGCCTCTCCAGCATGGGGCCGGACAGCAATGGCCGGCAGGATCTGCTGCAGACCGACGCCGCCATCAACGAAGGCAACTCCGGTGGAGCCCTGGTCAACGGCCGCGGCGACCTGGTGGGCATCAATACTGCCGCCTATCACCTCAACGGCAATCAGGAGAGTTACGGCATCAGCTTCGCCATCCCCTACAAGCTGGCCAAGCGCATCATGGATGAGCTCATCGCCAACGGCCGGGTCATCCGCGGCTACCTCGGCATCTCCAGTGTCGAGATCAACCCCATAGTCGCGCGCATGATGAACCTGGGCGATCTGCAGGGTCTGGTGGTGGAGAGCCTGGACCCCACGGGGCCCGCCAGCAAGGCCGGCCTCAAGCGCGGTGACGTGCTGCTCAAGGTCAATGGCGAAGCCATCAGCGGGGTAAGGGCCGTCATGGACAAGATCGTCGAGAGCCGCCCCGGCACCAAGCTGCGCATCTCCGTCATCCGCAATGGCAAACCGCTGGATGTGGATGTCATCATCGAGGAGGACGTGCGCTACCAGAACCTGCCGGCCAGCAGCGCCACTTCCACCAGTTAA